The Acidobacteriota bacterium genome includes a window with the following:
- a CDS encoding SCO family protein: MLARTVLRHAALATTLVVTAGVWPAAGQGPLRSEPGTPADQKPKALDGVTYAQRLGEQVPADLAFVDETGKAVRLGDYFGSKPIVLALAYYECPMLCTQVLTGMTAGLKGLSFEAGQQYEVVVVSIDPGEGPGLAAAKKATYVAHYDRPQTAGAWHFLTGRKAEIDRLAEAVGFSYTFDKDTDQYAHAAGLSVLTPDGTLARYLFGIDFAPRDLRMAIVEATDRKIASPVDAVLLYCYHYDPATGTYGLLAMRLVRLAGITFVLAMLGGWMVLRRRERRGLYGGGHADLPSGASHKA, translated from the coding sequence ATGCTCGCACGCACTGTCCTCCGTCATGCCGCGCTGGCCACGACGCTCGTCGTGACGGCGGGCGTGTGGCCGGCGGCAGGACAGGGCCCGCTGCGATCCGAGCCGGGCACTCCGGCCGACCAGAAGCCCAAGGCGCTCGACGGCGTGACGTACGCCCAGCGGCTGGGTGAGCAGGTCCCGGCGGATTTGGCGTTTGTCGACGAGACGGGCAAGGCGGTGCGGCTCGGCGACTACTTCGGATCGAAGCCCATCGTCCTCGCGCTCGCGTACTACGAGTGCCCGATGCTCTGCACGCAGGTGCTGACGGGCATGACGGCCGGGCTCAAGGGCCTGAGCTTCGAGGCCGGGCAGCAGTACGAGGTCGTGGTCGTGAGCATCGATCCGGGCGAAGGTCCTGGGCTTGCGGCGGCCAAGAAGGCGACGTACGTCGCGCACTACGACAGGCCGCAGACGGCCGGTGCGTGGCACTTCCTCACGGGACGCAAGGCCGAGATCGATCGGTTGGCGGAGGCAGTGGGGTTCTCGTACACGTTCGACAAGGACACGGATCAGTACGCGCACGCCGCGGGCCTCTCGGTGCTGACGCCGGACGGCACGCTGGCGCGCTACCTGTTCGGCATCGACTTCGCGCCGCGCGATCTGCGGATGGCGATCGTCGAGGCCACCGATCGGAAGATTGCCTCGCCGGTCGACGCGGTGCTCCTGTACTGCTACCACTACGACCCGGCGACGGGCACGTACGGTCTGCTGGCGATGCGGCTGGTCCGACTCGCGGGCATCACGTTCGTGCTGGCGATGCTGGGAGGCTGGATGGTCCTGCGGCGACGCGAGCGTCGCGGCCTGTACGGCGGCGGCCACGCGGACCTGCCGTCGGGCGCTTCACACAAGGCGTAA
- the coxB gene encoding cytochrome c oxidase subunit II → MGGTFNFLPTQGSTQAASVDHLYFFMLGVTVFFTVLVAVLIVVLAARYRRRQPDDVGANIHGSTALEVVWTAIPLVIAMVMFVWGTSVYFAMAKPPAEAMEVYVIGKRWMWKAQHLTGHREINELHVPVGRPVKLLISSEDVIHSYYIPAFRQKIDAVPGKTTTMWFEATTPGTYQLFCAEYCGTQHSGMIGKVVAMTPGDYQQWLAAGAPAGTLTSTGEQEFQSLGCATCHHEDGKGRGPALAGIFGTTQSLANGSTVHVDEAYLRESILNPQAKMVQGYQPLMPTYQGQISEDAIASLLAYIKSLGAPGATPAAGAHDAAAATGAH, encoded by the coding sequence ATGGGCGGCACCTTCAACTTCCTACCCACGCAGGGATCCACGCAGGCAGCCAGCGTGGACCACCTGTACTTCTTCATGCTCGGCGTGACCGTGTTCTTCACGGTGCTCGTGGCCGTGCTCATCGTGGTGCTGGCGGCCAGGTACCGCCGCCGGCAGCCCGACGACGTGGGCGCGAACATCCACGGCAGCACGGCGCTCGAGGTGGTCTGGACGGCGATCCCGCTCGTCATCGCCATGGTCATGTTCGTGTGGGGCACGAGCGTGTACTTCGCGATGGCCAAGCCGCCCGCCGAGGCCATGGAGGTCTACGTCATCGGCAAGCGCTGGATGTGGAAGGCCCAGCACCTCACGGGCCACCGGGAGATCAACGAACTGCACGTCCCCGTCGGGCGTCCGGTGAAGCTGCTGATCTCGTCCGAAGACGTGATCCACAGCTACTACATCCCCGCGTTCCGCCAGAAGATCGACGCCGTCCCCGGCAAGACGACGACGATGTGGTTCGAGGCGACCACGCCGGGGACCTATCAGTTGTTCTGCGCGGAATACTGCGGCACGCAGCACTCGGGCATGATCGGCAAGGTCGTCGCGATGACGCCCGGCGACTACCAGCAGTGGCTCGCCGCCGGCGCGCCTGCCGGCACGCTCACGTCGACCGGCGAGCAGGAGTTCCAGTCGCTCGGCTGCGCCACATGCCATCACGAGGACGGCAAGGGCCGCGGTCCGGCGCTCGCCGGCATCTTCGGCACGACGCAGTCGCTGGCCAACGGCTCGACGGTCCACGTCGACGAAGCGTACCTGCGCGAGTCGATCCTCAACCCGCAGGCGAAGATGGTGCAGGGCTATCAGCCGCTGATGCCTACCTATCAGGGCCAGATCAGCGAGGATGCCATCGCCTCACTGCTCGCCTACATCAAGTCGCTCGGCGCGCCTGGTGCGACACCGGCGGCCGGCGCCCACGACGCGGCTGCCGCCACGGGCGCCCACTAG
- the ctaD gene encoding cytochrome c oxidase subunit I, with translation MHDVRNPETDSSAPPAIPDVHYLNATHGPMSWFFTKDHKRIALLYLYSVSAFFLLGGIFAMLIRLELATPGGDLLSAETYNKVFTAHGVVMVFFFLIPSIPAIMGNFLVPLMIGAKDLAFPRINLASWYLYMAGALFGVAALVSGGVDTGWTFYTPYSTAASNTHVVLTATGAFIAGFSSIFTGLNFIVTIHTMRAPGMTWDRLPLFIWSHYATSLIMMLGTPVVAVTLLMMMLERTLNLGFFNPELGGDPVLFQHLFWFYSHPAVYIMVLPGMGVISEIISAFSRKPVFGYKMVAMASLGIALIGFLVWGHHMFTTSQSVLASVTFSFLSFLVAIPSAIKVFNWTATLYRGSVQLSAPMLCALGFIGLFMIGGLTGVLLAAIGFDIHVHDTYFVVAHFHYVMVGGTLLAYLGGLHFWWPKITGKLYSEPWAKTSAVIVFVGFNLTFFPQFILGYMGMPRRYHAYPSEELSWQVLNILSSAGASILALGLLLPAIYLIHSAFRGKPAGPNPWGAYGLEWETSSPPPTANFEVTPIVTKPAYYYAPEEH, from the coding sequence ATGCACGACGTCAGAAATCCAGAAACCGATTCGTCAGCGCCGCCCGCGATCCCGGACGTGCACTACCTGAACGCCACGCACGGCCCGATGTCCTGGTTCTTCACGAAGGACCACAAGCGCATCGCCCTGCTGTACCTGTACTCGGTGTCGGCGTTCTTCCTGCTGGGCGGCATCTTCGCGATGCTGATCCGGCTCGAACTCGCCACGCCGGGTGGCGACCTGCTGTCTGCCGAGACCTACAACAAGGTCTTCACCGCGCATGGCGTGGTGATGGTGTTCTTCTTCCTCATCCCGTCGATCCCGGCCATCATGGGCAACTTCCTGGTGCCGCTCATGATCGGCGCCAAGGATCTGGCGTTCCCGCGCATCAACCTGGCGAGCTGGTACCTGTACATGGCCGGCGCGCTGTTCGGCGTGGCGGCGCTGGTCTCGGGGGGCGTGGACACGGGCTGGACGTTCTACACGCCGTATTCCACGGCCGCGTCGAACACGCACGTGGTGCTCACTGCCACGGGCGCGTTCATCGCCGGGTTCTCGTCCATCTTCACCGGTCTCAACTTCATCGTCACGATTCACACGATGCGCGCGCCTGGCATGACGTGGGATCGCCTGCCGCTCTTCATCTGGTCGCACTATGCGACGAGCCTGATCATGATGCTCGGTACGCCCGTCGTGGCCGTGACGCTGCTCATGATGATGCTGGAGCGCACGCTGAACCTCGGGTTCTTCAATCCGGAACTCGGGGGCGACCCGGTGCTGTTCCAGCACCTGTTCTGGTTCTACTCGCATCCGGCCGTGTACATCATGGTGCTGCCCGGGATGGGCGTGATCAGCGAGATCATCTCCGCGTTCTCGCGCAAGCCGGTGTTCGGGTACAAGATGGTCGCGATGGCGAGCCTCGGCATCGCCCTCATCGGCTTCCTGGTGTGGGGGCACCACATGTTCACGACGAGCCAGTCGGTGCTGGCCTCGGTGACGTTCTCGTTTCTGAGCTTCCTCGTCGCGATCCCGTCGGCCATCAAGGTGTTCAACTGGACGGCGACGCTCTACCGCGGCTCGGTGCAGTTGTCGGCGCCGATGCTGTGCGCGCTGGGCTTCATCGGCCTGTTCATGATCGGCGGCCTCACCGGCGTGCTCCTCGCGGCCATCGGCTTCGACATCCACGTGCACGACACCTACTTCGTCGTGGCGCACTTCCACTACGTGATGGTGGGCGGCACGCTGCTGGCATATCTCGGCGGCCTGCACTTCTGGTGGCCGAAGATCACCGGCAAGCTGTACTCGGAGCCGTGGGCCAAGACCTCGGCAGTGATCGTGTTCGTCGGCTTCAACCTGACGTTCTTCCCGCAGTTCATCCTGGGCTACATGGGCATGCCGCGCCGCTATCATGCCTATCCGTCGGAAGAGCTGTCGTGGCAGGTGCTCAACATCCTGTCGTCGGCGGGTGCGTCGATCCTCGCGCTCGGCCTGCTCCTGCCGGCCATCTACCTGATCCACTCCGCGTTCAGGGGCAAGCCGGCTGGCCCCAACCCGTGGGGCGCCTACGGCCTGGAGTGGGAGACGTCGTCTCCGCCACCGACCGCCAACTTCGAGGTCACGCCGATCGTGACCAAGCCGGCCTACTACTACGCCCCCGAGGAGCACTGA
- a CDS encoding cytochrome c oxidase subunit 3 family protein has translation MSHSNAHAAHHPALQHHFDTLEQQQNASTLGMWWFLVTEVLFFGGFFMAYILYRWMYNASFHTASHELNVWMGLGNTIVLIGSSLTMALAVRASKTGERTQLVLFLILTLVLGSIFLGVKVVEYSEKFQHHLVPGPHFQFHDAALKNGAEIYFSLYFGMTGLHATHMIFGAFVLVPIIIMAARGRFTPEWYTPVELFGLYWHFVDIVWIFLFPLLYLM, from the coding sequence GTGAGTCACTCGAACGCGCACGCGGCGCATCACCCGGCGCTGCAGCACCACTTCGACACGCTCGAGCAGCAGCAGAACGCCAGCACGCTCGGCATGTGGTGGTTCCTGGTCACCGAGGTGCTGTTCTTCGGCGGCTTCTTCATGGCGTACATCCTCTACCGGTGGATGTACAACGCGTCGTTCCACACGGCGAGCCACGAGCTCAACGTCTGGATGGGACTCGGCAACACGATCGTCCTCATCGGGAGCTCGCTGACAATGGCGCTTGCCGTGCGGGCGAGCAAGACGGGCGAGCGGACGCAGCTGGTGTTGTTCCTGATCCTCACGCTCGTGCTGGGCAGCATCTTCCTCGGCGTCAAGGTCGTGGAGTACTCGGAGAAGTTCCAGCACCACCTCGTCCCGGGCCCGCACTTCCAGTTCCACGACGCGGCGCTGAAGAACGGCGCGGAGATCTACTTCTCGCTGTACTTCGGCATGACGGGCCTGCACGCCACGCACATGATCTTCGGCGCCTTCGTGCTGGTGCCCATCATCATCATGGCCGCCCGGGGCAGGTTCACGCCCGAGTGGTACACGCCGGTCGAGCTGTTCGGCCTCTACTGGCACTTCGTCGACATCGTCTGGATCTTCCTGTTCCCGTTGCTCTACCTGATGTAG
- a CDS encoding cytochrome C oxidase subunit IV family protein, which produces MSHIPPKSQLYLVFAALMVLTVVTVLVSRVNLGYFNLPVALAVAVAKALLVILIFMEVKYSPKLVQVTAGVGFLFFFILSWYTMIDYLSRNIIGAAGR; this is translated from the coding sequence ATGTCTCACATTCCCCCCAAGTCGCAGCTCTATCTCGTGTTCGCAGCCCTGATGGTGCTGACCGTCGTGACCGTGCTGGTGTCGCGCGTCAATCTCGGGTACTTCAACCTCCCCGTGGCGCTGGCCGTGGCCGTGGCCAAGGCGCTGCTCGTCATCCTGATCTTCATGGAAGTGAAGTACAGCCCGAAGCTGGTGCAGGTGACCGCCGGCGTCGGCTTCCTGTTCTTCTTCATCCTCTCCTGGTACACGATGATCGACTACCTGAGCCGCAACATCATCGGCGCCGCAGGCAGGTAG
- a CDS encoding TIGR00300 family protein, producing the protein MERNTSAVVEARGHLIDSGLLNTIFDAVIAHEGAFEVQRFEIGRTNYDFSELVLRVSAFSSEQLDRILEALLPLGCAPVEQFDALVREADMDGAVPEDFYSTTNHRTSVRVDGRWLDVQQQRMDAIIAIDADGTHAVCRKLRDVRRGDRVVCGTDGIRIVPEFQERDRQHFAFMANDISSERRVEATVSRISQVMRDVRARGQRIVFVAGPVVVHTGGAPYFSELIRAGWVDALLAGNAIAVHDIEASFFGTSLGVDLAQGVPVHEGHKHHMKAINRVNRAGGIVPAVETGVLTSGVMFDLVTHRVPFVLAGSIRDDGPLRDTVMDLVEAQERYARVLDGAGVVVMLSSMLHAIGVGNMLPSWVKVVCVDINPAVVTKLSDRGSAQTVGVVTDVGLFLKQLASQLAETGHRAPGDRAPES; encoded by the coding sequence ATGGAAAGAAACACTTCCGCCGTGGTGGAGGCTCGCGGTCATCTGATCGACTCCGGCCTCCTCAACACGATCTTCGACGCCGTCATCGCGCACGAGGGCGCGTTCGAGGTGCAACGATTCGAGATCGGTCGTACGAACTACGATTTTTCCGAGCTGGTGCTACGAGTTTCTGCATTTTCGTCCGAGCAATTGGATCGGATTCTCGAAGCGCTCCTGCCGCTCGGGTGTGCGCCCGTCGAGCAGTTCGACGCGCTCGTGCGCGAAGCCGACATGGACGGCGCGGTGCCGGAGGACTTCTACTCGACGACCAACCACCGCACGTCGGTGCGCGTCGACGGCCGCTGGCTCGACGTGCAGCAGCAGCGCATGGACGCCATCATCGCGATCGACGCCGACGGCACGCACGCCGTGTGCCGCAAGCTGCGCGATGTGCGGCGCGGCGATCGCGTGGTGTGCGGCACGGACGGCATCAGGATCGTGCCGGAATTCCAGGAGCGCGACAGGCAGCATTTCGCGTTCATGGCCAACGACATCTCGTCGGAGCGGCGCGTGGAAGCCACCGTCTCGCGCATCTCGCAGGTGATGCGCGACGTGCGCGCGCGCGGCCAACGCATCGTCTTCGTCGCTGGTCCGGTGGTCGTACACACCGGTGGGGCGCCGTACTTCTCGGAGTTGATCCGCGCGGGCTGGGTCGACGCGCTGTTGGCCGGCAACGCGATCGCGGTCCACGACATCGAGGCGTCCTTCTTCGGCACGTCGCTGGGTGTGGATCTGGCGCAGGGAGTGCCCGTCCACGAAGGACACAAGCACCACATGAAGGCGATCAACCGCGTCAATCGCGCCGGCGGGATCGTGCCGGCCGTGGAGACGGGCGTGCTCACGAGCGGCGTGATGTTCGATCTGGTGACGCACCGCGTCCCCTTCGTGCTCGCCGGGAGCATCAGGGACGATGGGCCGCTGCGCGATACGGTGATGGACCTGGTGGAGGCGCAGGAACGCTACGCGCGCGTGCTCGACGGCGCAGGCGTCGTGGTGATGCTGTCGTCGATGCTGCACGCCATCGGCGTGGGCAACATGCTGCCGTCGTGGGTGAAGGTGGTGTGCGTGGACATCAACCCGGCCGTGGTGACCAAGCTGTCGGACCGCGGCTCGGCGCAGACGGTTGGCGTGGTGACCGACGTGGGGTTGTTCCTGAAACAGCTCGCGTCGCAGTTGGCGGAAACCGGGCACAGGGCACCGGGCGACCGGGCACCGGAGTCTTGA
- a CDS encoding TonB-dependent receptor, which produces MASNLCGTATRVLLAVGLICSMALPARAQVGLSTITGIVSDDQGAAVPGATVTATNTATNVPFTGVSNEAGVYTINALTIGTYTVRVELEGFKAVQVSVNIAGGQTARLDAKLEVGALTESVEVTATSAVLQTENAVVGAKFDQEQVEKIPLQGRNVSATTLYTAGVTTPNAANMNSLKGQAARPYANGQREQANNFTIDGIDSNDPTDNLIAYQPSPDAVEQVSVETNNYSPEMGNVAGASVNMVIKSGTNDIRGNAFYYWRDNEFAATPWATNRAGGRKAELSRKVFGGTLGGPIVRGKLFWFADYSGGRHKVPPADSFATVMPDAWRNGDLSSLLPGIQLRDPVTGANFPNNQIPVERFSPFARALLANEALYPRANVNRAISDFRQNYIGKSASSEETNQFDIKIDWNASVNDKVYVRYSRQAHQSRTDSTAMPLFFGSLGDNPFWSVGANWNRIFGKNVVNDVLIGYNANQFNTTPLDLRGLGMLNNQLGIGGSQPIAGLTQVRIGNSVDNIGTTGGASNMNNGIFQLNERLTWLKGRHTFKFGGTWSHYIAERYYAGNNGVLGYIGYGGTFTRAAVADFLLDYVSSKGRGSLSDPWTHYQDRFAFYAGDDFKVTNNLTLNLALRWGNTTPFVEKDDRQANFSLTNLEQRLAGRDGNSRALYDPYYNGWEPRLGFAYRKGDKWVFRGGYGITQYQEGTGANLRLPLNPPFFFESQTDWAYSAAAPTNAGTIATGFQGLQALDGISGQLRVWDPNLRPQLTQQYNVFVEYLLGPRSSINVGYVGNRSKYLVAPIEGNQPLPGVGDPSTWAPIQTRRPLYQYNPLVTNIATTSPAARSDYNALQTTFKQRLWNGLDFVANYTLSKSMSNNLGYYGSGGVASEGAYPVNSRDIDMNYGPAFFDARHIVSLAGSYAIPVGADRQFGSGMNRVLDTIIGGWDVSFGLTAHTGYPITVQDSSNPSLQVTRSTQWPDLVGDPVPSNQSITNWLNRDAFRSAPLGQFGNAGVGVATAPGYWNVDFSLSKRITTFGRQYFLIRGEAYNLFNHPNFGPPDRNIQSQNFGTITSVVNPPREIQFVVKYYF; this is translated from the coding sequence ATGGCGTCTAACTTGTGCGGCACGGCGACGCGCGTGCTGCTCGCAGTCGGATTGATCTGCAGCATGGCGCTGCCGGCGCGGGCCCAGGTCGGGTTGTCGACCATCACGGGCATCGTGTCGGACGACCAGGGCGCTGCCGTACCCGGCGCTACGGTCACGGCCACCAACACGGCCACCAACGTCCCCTTCACGGGCGTGAGCAACGAGGCCGGCGTGTACACGATCAACGCGCTGACGATCGGCACGTACACGGTTCGTGTCGAGCTCGAAGGCTTCAAGGCCGTGCAGGTTTCGGTCAACATCGCCGGCGGCCAGACGGCGCGTCTCGACGCGAAGCTCGAAGTGGGCGCGCTCACCGAGAGCGTGGAGGTGACGGCGACGTCGGCCGTCCTCCAGACGGAGAACGCCGTCGTGGGCGCGAAGTTCGACCAGGAGCAGGTGGAGAAGATTCCGCTCCAGGGCCGCAACGTTTCGGCGACCACGCTCTACACGGCCGGCGTGACGACGCCGAACGCGGCGAACATGAACTCCCTGAAGGGCCAGGCTGCGCGTCCGTACGCCAACGGCCAGCGCGAGCAGGCCAACAACTTCACGATCGACGGTATCGATTCGAACGACCCCACCGACAACCTGATCGCGTACCAGCCGAGTCCGGACGCCGTCGAGCAGGTGAGCGTCGAGACCAACAACTATTCGCCCGAGATGGGCAACGTGGCCGGCGCGAGCGTCAACATGGTGATCAAGTCGGGCACCAACGACATCCGCGGCAACGCGTTCTATTACTGGCGCGACAACGAGTTCGCGGCCACGCCGTGGGCCACCAACCGCGCAGGCGGCCGGAAGGCGGAGCTCTCGCGCAAGGTGTTCGGCGGTACGCTCGGCGGTCCGATCGTCAGGGGCAAGCTGTTCTGGTTTGCCGACTACTCGGGCGGCCGGCACAAGGTTCCGCCCGCCGACTCCTTCGCTACCGTCATGCCCGATGCGTGGCGCAACGGCGATCTGAGCAGCCTCCTTCCGGGCATCCAGTTGCGGGATCCGGTCACCGGAGCGAATTTTCCCAACAACCAGATCCCCGTGGAGCGCTTCAGCCCGTTCGCACGTGCCCTGCTGGCCAACGAGGCGCTCTATCCGCGCGCCAACGTGAACCGCGCGATTAGCGACTTCCGTCAGAACTACATCGGCAAGAGTGCGTCGAGCGAGGAGACCAACCAGTTCGACATCAAGATCGACTGGAACGCCTCGGTCAACGACAAGGTCTACGTCCGCTACTCGCGGCAGGCGCACCAGTCGCGTACCGACTCGACAGCCATGCCGCTGTTCTTCGGCAGCCTCGGCGACAACCCCTTCTGGAGCGTGGGCGCGAACTGGAACCGCATCTTCGGCAAGAACGTCGTCAACGACGTGCTCATCGGCTACAACGCGAACCAGTTCAACACCACGCCGCTCGACCTGCGCGGTCTCGGGATGCTGAACAACCAGCTCGGCATCGGCGGATCGCAGCCCATCGCCGGCCTCACGCAGGTGCGCATCGGCAACAGCGTGGACAACATCGGCACCACGGGCGGCGCGAGCAACATGAACAACGGCATCTTCCAGTTGAACGAGCGTCTCACGTGGCTCAAGGGCCGCCACACGTTCAAGTTCGGCGGGACGTGGAGCCACTACATCGCCGAGCGCTACTACGCCGGCAACAACGGCGTCCTGGGCTACATCGGCTACGGTGGCACGTTCACGCGGGCGGCTGTGGCCGACTTCCTGCTCGACTACGTGTCGAGCAAGGGGCGCGGGTCGCTGTCCGATCCGTGGACGCACTATCAGGACCGGTTCGCCTTCTACGCGGGCGACGACTTCAAGGTGACCAACAACCTGACGCTCAATCTCGCGCTGCGTTGGGGCAACACCACGCCGTTTGTCGAGAAGGACGACCGCCAGGCGAACTTCTCGCTCACGAACCTCGAGCAGCGGCTGGCGGGCCGAGACGGCAACAGCCGCGCGCTCTACGACCCGTACTACAACGGCTGGGAGCCGCGCCTCGGCTTCGCCTACCGCAAGGGCGACAAGTGGGTGTTCCGCGGCGGCTACGGCATCACGCAGTACCAGGAGGGCACGGGTGCAAACCTGCGCCTGCCCCTCAACCCGCCGTTCTTCTTCGAGTCGCAGACCGACTGGGCGTACTCGGCCGCGGCTCCGACCAACGCCGGCACGATCGCGACGGGTTTCCAGGGGCTTCAGGCGTTGGATGGCATCTCGGGGCAGCTTCGTGTGTGGGACCCGAACCTGCGCCCGCAGTTGACGCAGCAGTACAACGTGTTCGTGGAGTACCTGCTCGGACCGCGGTCGTCGATCAATGTCGGCTACGTGGGCAACAGGTCCAAGTACCTGGTCGCACCGATCGAGGGTAACCAGCCGCTGCCAGGCGTTGGCGACCCCTCGACGTGGGCGCCCATCCAGACTCGCCGTCCGCTGTACCAGTACAACCCGCTGGTCACCAACATCGCCACGACGTCGCCGGCGGCGCGGTCCGACTACAACGCGCTCCAGACGACGTTCAAGCAGCGCCTGTGGAACGGTCTCGACTTCGTGGCCAACTACACGCTGAGCAAGTCGATGTCGAACAATCTCGGGTACTACGGCTCGGGTGGCGTGGCGTCCGAGGGTGCGTATCCGGTCAACAGCCGCGACATCGACATGAACTACGGCCCCGCGTTCTTCGACGCGCGCCACATCGTTTCGTTGGCGGGCAGCTACGCGATCCCGGTCGGTGCCGACCGCCAGTTCGGCTCGGGCATGAACCGCGTCCTCGACACGATCATTGGCGGATGGGACGTGAGCTTCGGCCTCACCGCGCACACGGGCTATCCGATCACCGTGCAGGACAGCTCCAACCCGTCGCTCCAGGTCACGCGGTCCACGCAGTGGCCCGACCTGGTTGGCGATCCGGTTCCTTCCAATCAGTCCATCACCAACTGGTTGAACCGCGACGCGTTCCGCTCGGCTCCGCTGGGGCAGTTCGGCAACGCGGGTGTGGGCGTGGCGACGGCACCCGGCTACTGGAACGTGGACTTCTCGCTGAGCAAGCGGATCACCACGTTCGGCCGCCAGTACTTCCTCATCCGCGGTGAGGCCTACAACCTCTTCAACCACCCGAACTTCGGGCCGCCGGACCGCAACATCCAGAGCCAGAACTTCGGCACGATCACGAGCGTGGTCAACCCGCCGCGCGAGATCCAGTTCGTGGTGAAGTACTACTTCTAG
- a CDS encoding ABC transporter permease — protein sequence MHALSQILAITLVNIRSMPQRRGSSLVAITGIAGVVVVFVSVLSIAQGFRAAMTTAGDPRTAIVMRAGTEAEMSSVLMRANTQLVKDAPGIARGADGPVASAELFVIVNHPKRSTGLDANVPLRGVEPAAFDVRPQLKIVEGRRFEPGRNEIIVGKAAAGQFADLGVGQTVRWGENVWTIVGMFEAGGSISESEIWCDARVLQGAYRRGDSFQSVYVQLEREDSLDAFRAALAADPRLNVMVERETDYLAAQSVVLQTIIRTIGFVIAGLMAVGAIFGSINTMYNAVASRTREIATLRALGFGAVSIVSSVMAESTVLALVGGVLGGLLAWAGFDGYQTSTMNFQSFSQVAFAFRVTPALLIQGLACALIMGLIGGILPAIRAARLPIVDALREL from the coding sequence ATGCACGCCTTGTCACAGATCCTCGCCATCACCCTCGTCAACATCCGCAGCATGCCGCAGCGTCGCGGGTCGTCGCTCGTGGCCATCACCGGGATCGCCGGCGTCGTGGTGGTCTTCGTGTCCGTGCTGTCGATCGCGCAGGGCTTCCGCGCGGCGATGACCACGGCCGGCGATCCGCGAACCGCGATCGTGATGCGTGCGGGCACCGAGGCCGAGATGTCGAGCGTCCTCATGCGCGCCAACACACAGCTCGTGAAGGATGCGCCCGGCATCGCACGCGGGGCCGACGGTCCCGTCGCATCGGCTGAACTGTTCGTGATCGTCAACCACCCGAAGCGATCGACGGGCCTCGACGCCAACGTGCCGCTGCGCGGCGTGGAGCCCGCGGCGTTCGACGTGCGCCCGCAGCTGAAGATCGTCGAAGGACGACGGTTCGAGCCGGGGCGGAACGAGATCATCGTCGGCAAGGCCGCGGCGGGACAGTTCGCGGATCTCGGCGTCGGACAGACGGTCCGCTGGGGCGAGAACGTGTGGACCATCGTCGGGATGTTCGAAGCGGGCGGTTCGATCTCCGAGTCGGAGATCTGGTGCGACGCGCGCGTGCTCCAGGGTGCCTATCGGCGCGGTGATTCGTTCCAGTCCGTGTACGTGCAGCTCGAACGCGAGGACTCACTCGACGCGTTCAGGGCGGCACTTGCCGCGGACCCGCGCCTCAACGTGATGGTGGAGCGCGAGACGGACTACCTGGCGGCGCAGTCGGTCGTGCTGCAGACCATCATCAGGACGATCGGCTTCGTGATCGCGGGTCTCATGGCCGTGGGCGCCATCTTCGGATCGATCAACACGATGTACAACGCGGTGGCCAGCCGCACGCGCGAGATCGCCACGCTGCGCGCGCTGGGCTTCGGGGCTGTCTCGATCGTCTCGTCGGTGATGGCCGAATCCACGGTGCTGGCGCTTGTCGGCGGCGTGCTCGGCGGCCTGCTGGCCTGGGCGGGGTTCGACGGCTACCAGACGTCGACGATGAACTTCCAGTCGTTCAGCCAGGTGGCGTTCGCGTTCCGCGTAACGCCGGCGCTGTTGATACAGGGCCTCGCGTGCGCGCTGATCATGGGCCTCATCGGCGGGATCCTGCCGGCGATTCGCGCAGCAAGACTCCCCATCGTCGACGCGCTGCGCGAACTCTAG